Proteins found in one Clostridium cagae genomic segment:
- a CDS encoding ABC transporter ATP-binding protein gives MMEYVIETRNLTKAYGTSTVVDKVNIHVPKGKIYGLLGRNGAGKTTIMSMILKLTTPTDGKIELFGKDCKQSSKETYHRIGSIIETPGFYENLTGKENLQILERLRGGHKKESVQAALQTVGLEYETKKTFGNYSLGMKQRLGIAAAVMHEPELLILDEPINGLDPVGIAVVRNYLETLCREKGTTILISSHILSEIEQLADIIGVMNEGKLIEEVTMEQLHKRNRQYIEFAVSKPSVALKLLETCYQITDCSVHDNTIKIYDCTHNCGAINKTFVENGLLVTKVNLSKENLEDYFSELIGGGGIA, from the coding sequence ATTATGGAATATGTTATTGAAACGAGAAATCTTACAAAAGCCTACGGAACATCTACCGTTGTTGATAAGGTTAATATTCACGTTCCGAAAGGTAAAATTTATGGTTTGCTTGGCAGGAATGGTGCAGGTAAAACCACAATTATGAGCATGATATTAAAACTTACCACTCCCACAGATGGAAAAATAGAATTGTTCGGAAAGGATTGCAAACAAAGCTCAAAAGAAACTTATCACCGCATAGGCTCTATTATCGAAACACCTGGATTTTATGAGAATCTAACAGGTAAAGAGAATCTACAAATTTTGGAAAGGCTTAGAGGAGGACATAAAAAAGAAAGCGTACAAGCTGCCCTGCAAACTGTAGGACTTGAATATGAAACTAAAAAGACCTTTGGCAACTATTCTCTTGGCATGAAACAGCGTCTTGGAATAGCGGCTGCAGTTATGCATGAGCCAGAGCTTTTAATTTTAGACGAACCAATTAACGGACTTGATCCAGTAGGTATTGCCGTGGTGCGAAATTATTTGGAAACACTATGCCGTGAGAAAGGCACAACGATTCTGATTTCCAGCCATATTCTAAGCGAAATCGAGCAGCTTGCGGATATTATAGGTGTAATGAATGAGGGCAAGCTCATAGAAGAAGTAACAATGGAGCAGTTACATAAACGTAATCGCCAGTATATTGAATTTGCTGTATCCAAGCCATCCGTTGCTCTAAAGCTTTTAGAAACGTGCTATCAGATTACAGATTGTTCTGTACATGACAATACAATTAAAATTTATGATTGTACTCATAACTGTGGGGCAATCAATAAAACTTTTGTTGAAAATGGCCTATTGGTAACCAAGGTTAATCTAAGTAAAGAAAATTTAGAAGATTACTTTTCAGAACTAATTGGAGGTGGCGGTATTGCTTAA
- a CDS encoding ABC transporter permease, whose product MAVLLNLIYCELLKLRRSNMLLLSVLGVLSTPCMMLIEALQTHFKHPELAFTLSDIYSDSLLYIMLLTNMMIYVAITAYLFSREYTENSLKTVLPIPVSRTAFVLGKFCVLFLWIVMLTLVTWTGILVLLGLYHIFIGMDGYDFIVASEWLLNFLMSSVLMFLTISPFAFIAEKTKGLVAPVVASAVAVMGSAALCNQDFGALYPWSATFFLLKGKIESTGYPILLSVGIIVFVSAIGFLATVHHFKREDIK is encoded by the coding sequence GTGGCGGTATTGCTTAATCTTATCTACTGTGAATTATTAAAATTAAGGCGTTCAAATATGCTACTTCTTAGTGTTTTAGGAGTGCTTTCCACACCGTGCATGATGCTGATAGAAGCACTACAAACACATTTTAAACATCCAGAATTGGCTTTTACATTATCTGACATATATAGCGACAGCCTGCTTTACATCATGCTACTAACAAATATGATGATTTATGTAGCGATTACCGCTTATTTATTCAGTAGGGAATACACAGAGAACAGTTTGAAAACCGTATTGCCAATACCTGTTTCAAGAACAGCATTTGTGCTTGGAAAATTTTGTGTCCTGTTTCTTTGGATCGTAATGCTAACCCTTGTTACATGGACGGGTATCCTTGTTTTATTAGGACTTTATCACATTTTCATAGGTATGGATGGCTATGATTTCATTGTTGCCAGTGAATGGCTTCTTAACTTTTTGATGAGTAGTGTGTTAATGTTTTTAACAATCTCGCCCTTTGCTTTTATTGCTGAAAAAACAAAGGGGTTGGTTGCACCAGTAGTTGCTTCCGCCGTGGCTGTTATGGGTAGTGCAGCTCTTTGTAATCAAGATTTTGGCGCACTATATCCCTGGTCAGCAACTTTCTTTTTGTTAAAAGGGAAAATAGAAAGTACCGGTTATCCAATTCTACTTTCGGTGGGTATTATTGTTTTCGTATCTGCAATTGGATTTCTTGCAACAGTTCACCATTTCAAAAGGGAGGATATAAAATAA